A region of Papaver somniferum cultivar HN1 unplaced genomic scaffold, ASM357369v1 unplaced-scaffold_160, whole genome shotgun sequence DNA encodes the following proteins:
- the LOC113337531 gene encoding dehydration-responsive element-binding protein 1A-like, with product MIFEDSFGCSLSSPSSSSYSTDFFSSETDCTSSSSSSSLTQLGSHKKTSGRKKFKETRHPIYRGVRARKNDKWVCEVREPNSKSRIWLGTHSSAEIAARAYDVAAIALRGKSAPLNFEDSLWLLPRAKSSSAKDIQLAASEAVRAFPFPNSKKPSSVAKKSSKSVKSTKQTVEIAEEVSATFFDEEALYYMPALIASMAEGMLLDPPQEGYYYDDDVESNVESSLWSDY from the coding sequence ATGATTTTTGAGGACTCTTTCGGGTGTTCGCTTTCATCACCTTCATCCTCATCATACAGTACAGATTTCTTTAGCTCAGAAACAGATTGtacttcatcatcatcgtcatcgtcaCTAACACAATTAGGGTCACATAAGAAAACATCAGGAAGAAAGAAGTTCAAGGAAACTAGACATCCAATTTACAGAGGAGTAAGAGCAAGGAAAAATGATAAATGGGTTTGTGAAGTTAGAGAACCCAACAGTAAATCAAGAATTTGGCTTGGTACACATTCTAGTGCTGAAATTGCAGCTAGAGCTTATGATGTTGCTGCAATAGCTCTGCGAGGAAAATCGGCTCCGTTAAATTTCGAAGATTCATTGTGGTTGTTACCTCGCGCTAAGTCATCATCTGCTAAAGATATTCAATTGGCTGCTTCCGAAGCCGTCCGGGCATTTCCATTCCCTAATTCTAAGAAACCTTCTTCCGTtgcaaaaaaatcatctaaaTCCGTTAAATCAACCAAACAGACGGTTGAAATAGCCGAAGAAGTTTCAGCAACGTTTTTCGACGAAGAAGCGTTGTATTACATGCCAGCCCTGATTGCCAGCATGGCGGAAGGGATGTTACTTGATCCACCACAAGAGGGTTACTATTACGACGACGACGTGGAGAGCAACGTGGAGAGCAGTTTATGGAGCGACTACTAA